The genomic window TCTCCACCAGGGTCCTCTCCTGAAAGTTTGATGTTCCTCCATGGTGCCAAAGGAGCTGACATGAATCCCTCTCCCAGTTCTCAAGAGAAGTCCGAGAATGTGACAGTAGCATTGTGGAAGGTGGGGTCCCAGGAGGGATGGGAGGGAGCCCAGAAGGTCAGGGGAGCCAGGTCATTGGGCAGGGTCAGTTATTCAGTGCCGGACTGCTATTGGAGGAAGTAcaccctctcccccaaatccttcAATGGGCTGGGACAAAGCCCTTCTCACAAGGCCAAGATTTAAACTGACCCAACATGGGAGCAGCAAGGAAAGATACTGCTTGGTCTATACCCATCCTGCCGTGCCTCTTCAGTTCCTGTCTCGGAAAAGGGGATATCTAACCCTTATATAATCATCCACCTTCAGGGAAAGTCTTTCTGATAGGGATGATTAAAGCTCCTAACTGCCTGATGCCGTGGGGTGGCAGAGGACATAGAAACCCCACTTCAGACTGAAGCATCTGCTGATTAGGAGAGGCATCCAGACTTTATCAAGCCAAAACTAACATGGGTGCCCACCTATGGCACTGGTGCCAGATCCAACTATGGCGCCCAGTCTTAGGTCGGAAGTCTGCCCGGCCAAGATTGTGGATTTGGGAGGAGAATCGCAGCAGGCGGCGGTGCCCATAGGGCCACTCCATGTGGTCAGCTGACTTGGAGAGACAGTTTTCCTCATGGGCACAGTACAGCAGACTCAGTGGGCGGTCCTCTAGGTAGGCTGTCTCTTGTACCAATTGTGCATTCATCACCAGGTCTGGGGCACCTGGGATCAACAGAGGGCCAAAGGCTAATGGCATCCCCCAaatcccccctcccaaaaaataaAGACCTTCCCTCTTGCTCTACTGAATTGGGGCCAGGAACAGGCTTTCACCCGAATAACACTTCACACAAATGCTGAAGTAGTTCTTTGAAGTTTACAAGGAGCTTTCCTGTACACTCTTAGGTAAGACTCACAACATGGCAGGGAGactttatcatgcccatttttcagatgaggagccAAGGTTCAGAAATGGAAAGTGATTTTCCCCCAAGATCACATGGCTGCTAAGTAGAAGAGGTCTCCTGAGTCCAGGGCTTTTTCCTACATCATCATTCATTGGATTTCATCAATGAACAGACTTCCCCTCCCCTACTGACCTGGCCCCTTGAATGAGATACTCCAAGACTTAAAGCTCCCTTTGCTCCCCTTCCCCTATGCCAAGAGGCCCGGCCTCAGGCATGGGCAACATCTGAAATTGAGGACAATCCCCACCCCGCTCTTATAGCCCAGAACTATGTCCCTCACGGTCTACCCCTCACCCAAGGCTGGAATGCCCCAGTTATTACTCACTATCTGTACAGGTGACCCCTGCTGAGAAGCGGCCAACCCCATGGGAGCAGTGTACTGGTCCGTGCCGCTGACATTGCTGCAGAGCCATCTCTGTGCCCGAGCAGCGCACCCCACTCATCACCACCTTGCCAGCCCCTGCAGTGCCCTGCCAGTACCAAGTGTCCTGAGGAAATAGCCATTGACACATCAGTGGGCACAGGTCACCTTGCCACAGGAAGAAATTTCAGGGGGGCCTGGCTCCAAGAGCCCAGAGACTTTACCAAGGGGCAATACCATCCAGGGACTCCCATGAAACAGATCAGAAAGGGATCAGTGAGAGGCCATCAGGGACCTACCTGGATGGCATGGCTGGCAAATCCCATACCAAGCTGCCTACAGGCTACCATAGCTTCGTTGAGTCCCCAGAGATCACTACACACAGCTCCCCATTGAAGGGTCCCATTCATCTCCACCAGAACCTCCACCACGCCCTCCTCCGGACTGCGCCCGCCAGCCAATCGGATCTGCAACAGCCAAAGTCGTGAATAGCAGTCATCTCCACTCTACGTGGAGGTAAAGTCCATGAGTGTCTAGGAGGTGTTATTGAGGATTTGGCAGGAGGCGGGCAGGGGGTGTGGAGGGTGTCTCAACTTCCCTGAGACCTCCCTCCCGCCGTCTAGATGCCTCCTCTCCTAGAAGACCAGAAATTTCTACCGTTAGACAACATTCCCCTAAGGTCAagttgttttttggggttttttcaaGGTAGAAGTATGGtctctattaaaaacaaaatacttggTACCTGGGAGAAAAGACTTGCTTCACTTTCCCTACTAGTGAAAATTAGTTGAGGGCTGAAGGTGTCTGAGATCCCGCCCTTAAGAGAGTAGGCAGAGGGCATGGGGTTTTCAGTGGGAAACAAAATGCCTCGAGGAGTGCGCAGGACACAAAGAGGAGGCGCTCCCTAGAGGGGGGCCGGGAACCCAGAGCCAGAGAAAGTAATCCCAGGGCACATCGCCCAGGGCAGGACGCTGAGCTGGCCTCGGCAGCGGAGGCACCAAAGACTAGCTGCTGCCAGGCAGTGTGGGCCAGGGATGGCATCTCCCCATGGAAGCACCTGGGGACGCCCCTGCCGCCCCCAGCCCTGGCGCACCTGTTGCTGGAAGTCCATGTTGGGGATGTTGCATCTGACGGCAGCATCATTCTCATGCTGACAGCCACTCTGAGCCGCATCGTGAGCGGGGCAATCGCTGAGGAGCCTCTCATACCCACTGCACCGCACTTCCCTCAGATGGATGGGTCCCAGCCCTGTGCGCGAGAAGGGGGCTGTCCAGTTCAGTCACTCTGTAGGCCTACCCCTTTGAAATATTGCccacctgggcctcagtttccctttcattCCATGCCCATATTTATCACTTTGTGGACCCTACTGGATGAGCTCTCCAAGACTACGGTTACCCCAGTTGGAGTGTCAGGCCCTCTCCAGGAGCTCCTCACTCACCTTGGCCCAGCTGAGCTCCAAAGAGGACCTCTCGGGCAGATCCGTAGCCTAACTGGCGACACAGGACACTAGCTGAGATCAGATTCCACTTGTGGTCACAGACGGTGCCCCACTGGCCATTCATCAACACTTCTACTCGGCCCTCACCCACCTGGGCCCCTGCCCGGAGTCGCACCTGGGTCTCCTTGGAGGGAGAGACCTGGAATAAGCAGACAGCTGGGAAGCAGGGATAGTGTCGAGGTAGGGCAAAGTGGCCAGGTCCAGGAAAGAGGAGAGCTGGGCTCTGGTCCTGGCCTTGCCACAGATTACgtgggtgaccttggcaagtcatgaaacagttgttttgttttattttgttttaatctataaaatgaggctattGATGACCAACAAGGTCCTTCCCAGACAATCTCCTGTGATTCCAAACCTTTCACATGCCAGAGGTTGATAAAACATCCTTTGAAACAGCCTAGTACCATAGAAAGAGCGTCAGACTTGGACTAAGGTAAGACTTGTGTGCTGGGACATGCGCCATCTGTGTGATGGTCTCTCCAGCCTcacctttctcatctgtaaaatggggttactTACAATGTGAATACGTACACTGTCTGCCTCTCAGGGTGGATGTGagcaaaacattttgcaaattttaaaatactttgaaaatatgaGCTGTTTGGAAAATGCAACCTTACACCCTTTGCCTTCAATCCTCTCTCTCTGGGAGCCCCTGGTCATTCATTTCTGACTGATTGCTGGGCTTCCAATGGACCTTTCCAGGGCTGCTTGTCATCATTAAGattagcttttctttttccctcccccttaaAACCCTTACAAACCCTTACCTCCTTTTGGCGGGGCTTCCCCTTGGGGTGACGGAAGCGTGGTCCTGCCACACAGCTGACCACAGCATGGATGCCTGTGGGGCAGGCTGGCTGCAACTTGCCCTTTGGTGGGGACACCTGCACTTGGCATTTAGCCATGTGGGGCTCAGTCCCCAGGCAGTTCACCCGGTGGATCCAAAAGGAATTCTTCTTGGTCAAGCTCCTCAACCTACAAAacaagggaggaggagagcatGGGCTGcctggagagaaggagggagagagagaggaaagaaaaaagaaagagagggagggaggacagagagatagagacagagagacagtgacagagacagagacacagagagagagagacatagaaacagaaagagggggggagagggagagagggaggaagaaagaggagtgagtgagaagaagaaagggaaggagaagaggctgACCCTCCCACCCACCTCCCCACCCTTCACCTGGATTTGGGGTCCTTCATCTTCATATTCCAGAGTTTCCTGCAGTTGAAGAAAACTAGAGGTAAGGGATTGGAACGTGGCTATATGGACCCTTCCCTCCAGCCCATTCGGACCCTTCCCTCCAGCCCATTCCCGGTTGCTCTGACGACAAGCTTTGGAGTTCAATGGAGAGGGCCAGACGGTCTGGATACAAATCCTGGTTCATCCTATTTCCTACctttgtgtccttgggcaaatcatttaaccatcctgacctcagtttccttatctatgaaatgagggtgTTGGGCTCCCTCTGAGGATCTTTCAGACTCTAAAGCAATGACACCCCAACTGTTCCAACGAACCCCTGAATCCATCCCTTATCTTCACTGCTTCCTTTCATTCCCTCCAGAtccagggggagagagagagggaaaggaggaatccCCCATCAAGGTGAAGGTCACTGGTTCTGGGGAGCAGCAGCCTAGTCTATAATCAGCACCTCCCAGGGTGGCGACTGAGTCAGCAATGGCCCAGACGTGCAATTAGTAGAATTTAGGCCAAGCAAGGGCCTATGTCTTGGCAGCAGTCAAAGCAGGAATCACATGATCCCCTCGTGGCCCCTTGTCACCCATCCTTTGGGTTATATTGGTCTGTGTGGCTGGGAGGTAGGCACGTGAGGCTGGAACTTGGGGCAAGGCCTCTTGGAGCAGGAGAGAAGCTAttcaggggagggagagaattaccAATTCTGTGGAAAAATAACGTTTGACCCTTTATGGAGCAGGGCCCCCACCCAGACCATTTAGAATTAGAGTCTTGGCTAGCTTTGAGTCCCCTGACATCCAGCCAAAAACACCAATTAGACAGCACTTTAAATAGATTTGACAGAGTGCAGATTTTTTACTTAGGAATTTAAACATGAATATTCTCATCAAATTCCTTTAAATGTTGCAGTTTTTCAGTTTCACAATTAAATCTTGtagatgaatttttttcctcttttcttctctagttgATTCTGTTTCTACACTCTCTATCCAAACAGTCCCATGTTAAGCTGGTAGCTGTACTTGAGAGAAGCCCAGGGTGCCCCCAGATGACTAGGGTCTGACTTCCCATTACATGGAATCCCTGAACTCATAGCATCCAGCCTAGGCACACACTTACCCTCAGCTCCCCCCCTCAAGCTTCTCCTTGCCTGCTGGTGCTCAGGATCTCCCTACCTGTAGAAGGGGGTGTTGACTGGCATCTCACTGGGGAAGCCCAGCATACCGCAGACCACTCTGCTGTTGTTCATGGTCCAGCCCTGGTCACACACCTGCCGCCAGTGGCCCTCGTATTTCACCTCCACAGCACCCTCCAAAATGGGGCTGCGCCGTTTGGCACTGGCCAGCACAGGCTTGATCCGTACCTCCTCCAGCCGCTGTCCCTGCCCAGACATACACATTGAGGGTCTAGGAAACCCAAAGAGAATCCTCTTTCCCTTCCACATTTGCCTATTGGGGAACCACCAGGAATGAACTCCCTAGGATGCTAGGGGCCAGTCTCCACTCCTTCTAGTCTAGTCCCTGGATCTTCTGCCACCTTGTTCCAGGTAAGACCACTATGGAGAGTGTCCCCCTTCATGCCCCATCTTCCTCCATCAGGTGGGCTGAGGGTGGCTGCCCTCAGGCTGGCAGCTATCCCATGTACAGAGCCCTGCCCTACCTCTCCTTGGTTGTTTGGCCGTGGCTGTTTTTAGCTGTAGGATGTTTGTGATGGGAAGAAGCAGCAATTGTGGCTAGCTGTGTGGGTGAAAGAGCCCCTACTTGGCCTCCCTCTGCTCCCTCCCAATTGGTAAGTTGCTTCCGCAATTCCCAGCAGGCCCAGCCTCTTTCTTCTCCAAGTCTGCTCAGCCTCAAGAGGCAAGATGCTCACTGGCCTTGGGACTGGGCCTCAGCCTCCATCAGAGAAACAGCCCTGGGGAATTCATTCTAAGCGGGAGGATCTCTCATTTTCTCACTCTCTACTCTCTGGGTTCCCATCATCAATTTCGTAAATTTAGTAAGCATCAGTGTCCTACCTTCTAGGGATAccaagatcaaaaagaaaattatattcccTAGCCTCAAGGAGCTTTAAATCTACTTATATATAGTAAGGAGACCTCTCTGGCCATGATACCAAGGTCTGTGTGTCTCCTCTGTCCAGAGCCAGAGGGGAGTTCGTTTTCCTGGCCAGTATCAATGATGTCTTCTCACCTGTGGCCCCAGGATCTGGGACGGCCTCTCTGAGCGGTAGCCAGGCAGGCGCTGGGGGTGGCACACGACCCCGACGTCTTCAGAGTGGCTGCAGTCACTGATGCCCCAGCCATTGAATCTGCATTCTGCCAGAGAGCTCTCAGTGCCCACACAGTGCACATTATCCATCCAGATGTGGCCTGTTGGGGAAGAAGGTATGAGCCATGGGTGCTTAGGGCTAGGAGTAGATGAGGTCAGAGGCCACTGACCCCACTTTCTTTCTTAATCTTGAAAAGATCCCTAAACTCAGTGACTTTCtttgaatcaatcaatccacaggcatttattaaacaaccaCTATATGGTAGGTACTTCACCAAGCAGTAGGGAGTATATAATATATGGGAAAATGGGCTGGTGTTTGCCAAGGATTTCCCTTCTACATAGCAAAAATCAGCACTTTACTTACCAAGCACTTTGCTAAcatgtcatttaatctttacaaccaCCCTGTGTGATAAATGCTGTTATTAGCCCCacttgaaggaaactgaggctgaataaGGGTCATGAGTCTTGTCCCTGGATTATAAGAATATggggcagaattcaaattcagatctttctgattccaactcCAACACTTTATCCATTATGCTACCTTAAGGGATTTATCTCTTTTCCTTAGCCAGGGGCCTCCTTGAAGACACTCCCCCCACATCTGAAGTTAAGCACCCCTCCACCCCAGTAAGGAAACTaacagaaagaaggggaaagggcagTGGTCAAGAGAAGTTAAGGTTGGCAGGTATCCTGGAGatgatctctctcctctcctatccATCAGGGTCTCTGGCATGAGTTTAGCCCTAGAGAGAAAGCAGCTCCTGAACCCTGTTGCCTGGCAGCGTGGTCACTCACCTTCCCCTTGACCATACTTGGCACTGTGCGCCCATGTCAGAGCAGACTCAAAGCCAAGCTGGCGACAGGCCACATTGGCCTCCTGGAGGCTGAAGTCATCATCACACACAGTGCCCCACTGGTGCTCGTGCA from Notamacropus eugenii isolate mMacEug1 chromosome 1, mMacEug1.pri_v2, whole genome shotgun sequence includes these protein-coding regions:
- the LOXL4 gene encoding lysyl oxidase homolog 4 isoform X1; the encoded protein is MQPLPPACFLILLWLCQAPLSCQQSLGSLKLRLVGPGSQPEEGRLEVLHEHQWGTVCDDDFSLQEANVACRQLGFESALTWAHSAKYGQGEGHIWMDNVHCVGTESSLAECRFNGWGISDCSHSEDVGVVCHPQRLPGYRSERPSQILGPQGQRLEEVRIKPVLASAKRRSPILEGAVEVKYEGHWRQVCDQGWTMNNSRVVCGMLGFPSEMPVNTPFYRKLWNMKMKDPKSRLRSLTKKNSFWIHRVNCLGTEPHMAKCQVQVSPPKGKLQPACPTGIHAVVSCVAGPRFRHPKGKPRQKEVSPSKETQVRLRAGAQVGEGRVEVLMNGQWGTVCDHKWNLISASVLCRQLGYGSAREVLFGAQLGQGLGPIHLREVRCSGYERLLSDCPAHDAAQSGCQHENDAAVRCNIPNMDFQQQIRLAGGRSPEEGVVEVLVEMNGTLQWGAVCSDLWGLNEAMVACRQLGMGFASHAIQDTWYWQGTAGAGKVVMSGVRCSGTEMALQQCQRHGPVHCSHGVGRFSAGVTCTDSAPDLVMNAQLVQETAYLEDRPLSLLYCAHEENCLSKSADHMEWPYGHRRLLRFSSQIHNLGRADFRPKTGRHSWIWHQCHRHYHSIEVFTHYDLLTLNGSKVAEGHKASFCLEDTNCPTGLQRRYACANFGEQGVTVGCWDTYRHDIDCQWVDITDVRPGDYIFQVVVNPKFEVAESDFSNNMMRCRCKYDGHRVWLHGCHTGDAYGANTEIVEQQQQRLMNNLI
- the LOXL4 gene encoding lysyl oxidase homolog 4 isoform X2: MQPLPPACFLILLWLCQAPLSCQQSLGSLKLRLVGPGSQPEEGRLEVLHEHQWGTVCDDDFSLQEANVACRQLGFESALTWAHSAKYGQGEGHIWMDNVHCVGTESSLAECRFNGWGISDCSHSEDVGVVCHPQRLPGYRSERPSQILGPQGQRLEEVRIKPVLASAKRRSPILEGAVEVKYEGHWRQVCDQGWTMNNSRVVCGMLGFPSEMPVNTPFYRKLWNMKMKDPKSRLRSLTKKNSFWIHRVNCLGTEPHMAKCQVQVSPPKGKLQPACPTGIHAVVSCVAGPRFRHPKGKPRQKEETQVRLRAGAQVGEGRVEVLMNGQWGTVCDHKWNLISASVLCRQLGYGSAREVLFGAQLGQGLGPIHLREVRCSGYERLLSDCPAHDAAQSGCQHENDAAVRCNIPNMDFQQQIRLAGGRSPEEGVVEVLVEMNGTLQWGAVCSDLWGLNEAMVACRQLGMGFASHAIQDTWYWQGTAGAGKVVMSGVRCSGTEMALQQCQRHGPVHCSHGVGRFSAGVTCTDSAPDLVMNAQLVQETAYLEDRPLSLLYCAHEENCLSKSADHMEWPYGHRRLLRFSSQIHNLGRADFRPKTGRHSWIWHQCHRHYHSIEVFTHYDLLTLNGSKVAEGHKASFCLEDTNCPTGLQRRYACANFGEQGVTVGCWDTYRHDIDCQWVDITDVRPGDYIFQVVVNPKFEVAESDFSNNMMRCRCKYDGHRVWLHGCHTGDAYGANTEIVEQQQQRLMNNLI